One genomic segment of Streptomyces sp. NBC_00239 includes these proteins:
- a CDS encoding ABC transporter permease gives MLRRPGRAALTALGTVLGVGSFVAVLGLTATLSARIDGRFSVLTATEVTVEDVAAQQDEFAPSGFPADAERRIRALAGIRHAGVHWAVRPAPGVSTGIGAGPASDARPEPGPGTGSGTGVVAASPEALRAMVPRLRQGRLYDEFAERTRQRVVVLGSGAAARLGITTLATRPAVRIGGEPFTVAGVLDDLARQPENLLAALVPRATAAELWGPPPPGAARMLISTEPGAARQIAALAPLALRPDHPEHLRALPPPDPKRLRTGVGSDLGVLFLLLAGICLVIGAAGIANTTLVAVLERTGEIGLRRALGARGRHVAAQFLTESALLGALGGLVGTSLGVLTVTAVAVVRDWTPVLHPGTVAAAPLAGLLTGALAGLYPAWRAATVPPARALRR, from the coding sequence ATGCTGCGGCGCCCCGGCCGGGCCGCGCTCACCGCGCTCGGCACCGTGCTCGGCGTCGGCAGTTTCGTGGCCGTGCTCGGCCTTACCGCGACGCTCTCCGCGCGGATCGACGGCCGGTTCAGCGTGCTGACCGCGACCGAGGTGACGGTCGAGGACGTGGCCGCGCAGCAGGACGAGTTCGCCCCGTCCGGCTTCCCCGCCGACGCCGAGCGCCGGATCCGGGCCCTCGCGGGCATCCGGCACGCGGGCGTGCACTGGGCGGTGCGCCCGGCCCCCGGCGTCTCCACCGGCATCGGCGCCGGCCCGGCGTCGGACGCACGGCCGGAGCCGGGCCCGGGGACCGGAAGCGGCACCGGCGTGGTGGCGGCCTCCCCGGAGGCGCTCCGGGCCATGGTCCCGCGGCTCCGACAGGGCCGCCTGTACGACGAGTTCGCGGAACGCACCCGGCAGCGGGTCGTCGTCCTCGGCAGCGGGGCCGCGGCCCGCCTCGGCATCACCACGCTGGCGACCCGGCCCGCCGTACGGATCGGCGGAGAGCCGTTCACCGTGGCGGGCGTCCTCGACGACCTGGCACGGCAGCCGGAGAACCTGCTCGCCGCCCTCGTACCGCGGGCCACCGCGGCCGAACTGTGGGGGCCGCCCCCGCCCGGCGCGGCGCGGATGCTGATCTCGACCGAGCCCGGCGCCGCCCGCCAGATCGCCGCCCTCGCGCCGCTCGCGCTGCGCCCCGACCATCCGGAGCACCTGCGGGCGCTGCCGCCGCCCGACCCCAAGCGGCTGCGGACCGGGGTGGGTTCGGACCTGGGCGTGCTGTTCCTGCTGCTCGCCGGGATCTGTCTGGTGATCGGCGCGGCCGGGATCGCCAACACCACCCTGGTGGCGGTGCTGGAGCGGACCGGCGAGATCGGGCTGCGCCGCGCGCTGGGCGCCCGGGGGCGGCACGTCGCCGCCCAGTTCCTCACGGAGTCGGCGCTGCTGGGGGCGCTGGGCGGGCTGGTCGGCACCTCGCTGGGGGTGTTGACGGTGACCGCGGTGGCGGTCGTGCGCGACTGGACCCCGGTCCTGCACCCGGGCACGGTTGCCGCGGCCCCCTTGGCCGGCCTGCTGACGGGCGCACTCGCCGGTCTCTACCCGGCCTGGCGCGCCGCCACCGTCCCCCCGGCCCGGGCCCTCCGCCGCTGA
- a CDS encoding response regulator transcription factor: MERPCLPCTWAPGTLDADRLHRALAGIPRLTDQELSVFRCLHTGPTNAQLAAHLHLTVRTAKFHVANIRAKLGGVSRLQACLLAVHHTATPAGPAPAGTAPAGSGEVSVCGGAAVPR, encoded by the coding sequence GTGGAGCGTCCCTGCTTACCGTGCACCTGGGCTCCCGGCACGCTCGACGCCGACCGCCTGCACCGGGCCCTGGCCGGGATACCGCGGCTGACCGATCAGGAGCTGTCGGTGTTCCGCTGCCTGCACACCGGGCCGACCAACGCGCAGCTCGCCGCGCACCTCCATCTGACCGTGCGGACCGCGAAGTTCCACGTGGCGAACATCCGCGCCAAGCTGGGCGGGGTGTCCCGGCTGCAGGCCTGCCTGCTCGCCGTCCACCACACCGCCACTCCGGCCGGGCCGGCACCCGCCGGGACCGCACCGGCCGGGTCCGGCGAGGTCAGCGTCTGCGGTGGAGCAGCCGTCCCGCGATGA
- a CDS encoding imidazolonepropionase-like domain-containing protein, producing MLTLHTAPLLLPVGSAPLPDGAVLVEHDRIAAIGPRAALEAEHPRARVRAWPGVLTPGLRQRHAQWLLTSCYHPDPREADRLGTEPLHGEALAAHGLTAAELDVPRRAGSVRRGLQQMLRYGTTAVAVVPGDPLLAAPVARSGLETVPVPDAPPVPDPLPSLDPLAGARDLADVVLRPLAVGARADFAVFDVPDEAALAARGAAGCVATVIAGRLLHRRR from the coding sequence TTGCTGACGCTGCACACCGCCCCCCTGCTGCTGCCGGTCGGTTCCGCGCCGCTGCCGGACGGGGCGGTGCTCGTCGAGCACGACCGGATCGCCGCGATCGGCCCCCGCGCCGCACTGGAGGCAGAACACCCCAGGGCCCGGGTCCGCGCCTGGCCGGGCGTGCTCACCCCGGGCCTGCGCCAGCGGCACGCGCAGTGGCTGCTGACGAGCTGCTACCACCCCGACCCGCGGGAGGCCGACCGGCTCGGCACCGAGCCGCTGCACGGCGAGGCGCTGGCCGCCCACGGCTTGACCGCGGCCGAGCTGGACGTGCCCCGCCGGGCCGGCAGCGTGCGCCGCGGGCTCCAGCAGATGCTGCGGTACGGCACCACCGCGGTCGCCGTCGTGCCCGGGGACCCGCTCCTCGCCGCGCCGGTGGCCCGCTCCGGCCTGGAGACCGTCCCGGTGCCCGACGCGCCGCCCGTCCCGGACCCGCTGCCGTCCCTCGACCCGCTGGCCGGCGCGCGCGACCTCGCCGACGTGGTGCTGCGGCCGCTCGCGGTGGGCGCCCGCGCCGACTTCGCCGTCTTCGACGTGCCGGACGAGGCGGCGCTGGCGGCCCGCGGCGCGGCCGGCTGCGTGGCCACGGTCATCGCGGGACGGCTGCTCCACCGCAGACGCTGA
- a CDS encoding alpha/beta hydrolase, translating to MNVRTTPARRSTRIPAGRPALGTALAAALLGALLTGCSGSGDPVSFDAPNAVATGDPTASAAGTGTRTTSVSAGEAPSRAERLTRLPTGPKARFTQESTLDDGTAIAVTTLEGPKSGFTGKVWVWAPRQYFEPRYAKSGFPVLIALPGGHGYPKNYWMGAGLKLQSSIAQWSQDGTSLPFIVVMPVLNPDAKYFYDGSDIPGQPRMGTWLAEDVPDFARANFRTFRSRDGWAFMGSSSGGFAALKTVLQHPGQFKAVIASGPDILPDSPLWNGYEEERAANNPENLAEALIERGGPDVYLAFQIGTRESGMPNLRNFIRDFGKGPVKTHLQIIPDGSHNAKTYIRGMGEGTMEWLSQHLQGPVPEGEPAGPSWAATAPATRP from the coding sequence ATGAACGTCCGCACCACCCCCGCACGCCGCTCCACCCGCATACCCGCCGGGCGCCCGGCCCTCGGTACCGCACTCGCCGCCGCGCTGCTCGGCGCCCTGCTGACCGGCTGTTCCGGTTCCGGCGATCCGGTCAGCTTCGACGCCCCGAACGCGGTCGCCACCGGCGATCCGACGGCCTCCGCGGCCGGCACCGGCACCCGCACCACGTCCGTGTCCGCCGGTGAGGCGCCGTCGCGTGCCGAGCGCCTGACCCGGCTGCCGACCGGCCCCAAGGCCCGGTTCACGCAGGAGAGCACGCTCGACGACGGCACGGCGATCGCCGTGACCACGCTGGAGGGCCCCAAGTCCGGGTTCACCGGCAAGGTCTGGGTGTGGGCACCGCGGCAGTACTTCGAGCCCCGGTACGCGAAGAGCGGCTTCCCGGTGCTGATCGCCCTGCCCGGCGGCCACGGCTACCCCAAGAACTACTGGATGGGCGCCGGCCTGAAGCTGCAGAGCAGCATCGCCCAGTGGTCGCAGGACGGCACCTCGCTGCCCTTCATCGTGGTGATGCCGGTGCTGAACCCGGACGCCAAGTACTTCTACGACGGCAGCGACATCCCCGGTCAGCCCCGGATGGGCACCTGGCTCGCCGAGGACGTGCCCGACTTCGCGCGGGCCAATTTCCGCACCTTCCGCTCCCGCGACGGCTGGGCCTTCATGGGCTCCTCGTCGGGCGGATTCGCCGCGCTGAAGACGGTCCTGCAGCACCCCGGCCAATTCAAGGCGGTGATCGCCTCGGGGCCCGACATCCTGCCCGACTCGCCCCTGTGGAACGGCTACGAGGAGGAACGCGCGGCGAACAATCCGGAGAACCTCGCGGAGGCCCTCATCGAGCGCGGCGGCCCGGACGTCTATCTCGCCTTCCAGATCGGCACCCGGGAAAGCGGAATGCCGAATCTCCGGAATTTCATCCGGGATTTCGGCAAAGGTCCGGTGAAAACCCACCTGCAGATCATTCCGGACGGCAGCCACAACGCGAAGACGTACATCCGGGGCATGGGCGAGGGCACCATGGAGTGGCTCTCGCAACACCTCCAGGGGCCCGTGCCGGAAGGCGAGCCGGCCGGCCCCTCCTGGGCGGCTACCGCCCCAGCAACTCGACCCTGA
- a CDS encoding protein kinase domain-containing protein codes for MQPLEAGDPQTIGAYRLLGRLGAGGMGAVYLGRSAGGRTVAVKIVHPHFARDEEFRARFRREVAAARRVGGAWTAPVLDADPEAPVPWVATGYVAGSSLDRALAAHGPLPESSVRAIGCGLAEALAAVHALGLVHRDVKPSNVMLTLDGPRLIDFGIARATDGTASLTSTGVSVGSPGYMAPEQILGKGTTAAADLFSLGAVLVFAATGAPPFTGDNSATLLYKVVHEEPEVGRALTGELRELVLACLAKNPAARPTPGELSAALAPAGAAALVQPGWLPAPLVADVSRATVRLLDLEPAQAPADASGPVPFATPSYGGRGEGGGFGPPDPSYGPPGGVLPGPRDGMPGGGPATAGSDGAGTPVPGYGGPATGPGSGSGPVPDPGSGTGTAAPGAGSGLSVTATAGRRVSCTVALAVAAAVVAVTGGGLYALDLLPGRSKGHALADGGKASTAPGATPPAATDPTGSPATGRPSPGATAEQGTRRDVPEAFLGTWKGTITTTNLNVSSEMELTISAGRVGQTVARDRSVLELLGADCSGEWKLVSATDKSLVLDSSRTTNPHPGVCSDGSKAERFTLNPDGTLHYVSGDRAAGKPVGDLTRSP; via the coding sequence ATGCAGCCGCTCGAAGCGGGGGACCCGCAGACCATCGGGGCGTACCGGCTCCTCGGCAGGCTCGGCGCGGGCGGCATGGGGGCCGTCTACCTGGGGCGCAGCGCCGGCGGCCGGACCGTCGCGGTGAAGATCGTGCACCCGCACTTCGCCCGGGACGAGGAGTTCCGGGCCCGGTTCCGGCGGGAGGTCGCGGCGGCCCGCCGGGTCGGCGGCGCGTGGACGGCCCCGGTGCTGGACGCGGATCCGGAGGCGCCGGTGCCGTGGGTGGCCACCGGCTACGTGGCGGGCTCCTCGCTGGACCGGGCGCTGGCCGCGCACGGCCCGCTGCCGGAATCATCCGTACGGGCGATCGGCTGCGGGCTGGCCGAGGCCCTCGCGGCCGTGCACGCGCTGGGCCTGGTCCACCGGGACGTGAAGCCGTCGAACGTGATGCTCACCCTGGACGGGCCCCGGCTGATCGACTTCGGGATCGCGCGGGCCACCGACGGCACGGCCTCGCTGACCTCCACCGGTGTCTCGGTGGGCTCGCCCGGCTACATGGCCCCCGAGCAGATCCTCGGCAAGGGCACCACCGCGGCCGCCGACCTGTTCTCGCTGGGCGCGGTCCTCGTCTTCGCGGCGACCGGCGCCCCGCCCTTCACCGGGGACAACTCGGCGACCCTCCTCTACAAGGTCGTGCACGAGGAGCCGGAGGTCGGCCGGGCCCTGACCGGGGAGCTGCGCGAGCTGGTGCTCGCCTGCCTGGCGAAGAACCCGGCCGCCCGGCCCACCCCCGGCGAGCTGTCGGCCGCGCTGGCCCCTGCGGGCGCCGCCGCGCTCGTCCAGCCGGGCTGGCTGCCCGCGCCGCTGGTCGCCGACGTCTCGCGGGCGACGGTCCGGCTGCTGGACCTGGAACCGGCACAGGCCCCCGCCGACGCGTCCGGCCCGGTGCCGTTCGCCACGCCCTCGTACGGAGGCCGCGGCGAGGGCGGCGGCTTCGGCCCGCCGGACCCCTCGTACGGTCCGCCGGGCGGGGTCCTCCCGGGCCCGCGGGACGGCATGCCGGGCGGCGGCCCGGCGACGGCGGGATCCGACGGCGCGGGTACGCCCGTCCCCGGCTACGGCGGTCCGGCCACCGGCCCGGGGAGCGGCTCCGGCCCGGTCCCGGACCCGGGCTCCGGCACCGGTACGGCCGCCCCGGGCGCGGGGAGCGGGCTCAGCGTGACCGCGACCGCCGGGCGCCGGGTCAGCTGCACGGTCGCGCTCGCGGTCGCCGCGGCCGTCGTGGCCGTGACCGGCGGCGGCCTGTACGCCCTCGACCTGCTGCCCGGCCGATCGAAGGGCCATGCCCTCGCGGACGGCGGCAAGGCGTCGACCGCTCCGGGCGCCACGCCCCCGGCCGCCACCGACCCGACGGGCAGCCCCGCGACGGGCCGCCCCTCGCCGGGAGCGACCGCGGAGCAGGGCACCCGCCGGGACGTCCCCGAAGCCTTCCTCGGCACCTGGAAGGGCACCATCACCACCACCAACCTGAACGTGTCCAGCGAGATGGAACTCACCATCTCGGCGGGCCGGGTGGGGCAGACCGTGGCCCGCGACCGCTCCGTCCTGGAGCTCCTGGGCGCCGACTGCAGCGGGGAGTGGAAGCTCGTGTCGGCCACCGACAAGAGCCTGGTCCTGGACAGCAGCCGGACGACCAACCCGCACCCGGGCGTGTGCTCCGACGGCAGCAAGGCGGAACGGTTCACCCTGAACCCGGACGGCACCCTGCACTACGTGTCGGGCGACCGGGCCGCCGGAAAGCCCGTCGGGGACCTGACCCGCAGCCCCTGA
- a CDS encoding demethylmenaquinone methyltransferase yields the protein MTRASLDKQPHEVASMFDGVAANYDVTNDVLSLGQARLWRKEVARAVDARPGQKVLDLAAGTATSSLPFAATGAYVVPCDFSLGMLAEGKKRHPYLPLTAGDATKLPFKDGVFDTVTISFGLRNVQETEGALRELYRVTKPGGKVVICEFSQPTWAPFRTVYTEYLMRALPPVARAVSSNPDAYVYLAESIREWPGQAELASLLGKAGWSGVAWRNLTGGIVALHRGFKPGAPAEPAA from the coding sequence GTGACCCGCGCATCCCTGGACAAGCAGCCCCACGAGGTCGCCTCGATGTTCGACGGAGTCGCGGCCAACTACGACGTCACCAACGACGTGCTCTCCCTCGGCCAGGCCCGCCTCTGGCGCAAGGAGGTCGCCCGCGCGGTCGACGCCCGCCCCGGCCAGAAGGTGCTCGACCTGGCCGCCGGCACCGCGACCTCCTCGCTGCCGTTCGCCGCGACCGGCGCGTACGTCGTGCCCTGCGACTTCTCCCTCGGCATGCTCGCCGAGGGCAAGAAGCGGCACCCCTACCTGCCGCTGACCGCCGGGGACGCCACGAAGCTGCCGTTCAAGGACGGCGTGTTCGACACCGTCACGATCTCCTTCGGCCTGCGCAACGTCCAGGAGACCGAGGGCGCGCTGCGCGAGCTGTACCGGGTGACCAAGCCCGGCGGCAAGGTCGTCATCTGCGAGTTCTCGCAGCCCACCTGGGCGCCGTTCCGGACCGTGTACACCGAGTACCTGATGCGCGCCCTGCCGCCGGTGGCGCGGGCCGTGTCCTCCAACCCGGACGCGTACGTCTACCTCGCCGAGTCCATCCGCGAGTGGCCCGGCCAGGCCGAACTGGCCTCGCTGCTGGGCAAGGCCGGCTGGTCCGGCGTCGCGTGGCGCAACCTGACCGGCGGCATCGTCGCCCTGCACCGCGGTTTCAAGCCGGGCGCCCCGGCCGAGCCCGCCGCGTAG
- the mqnC gene encoding cyclic dehypoxanthinyl futalosine synthase, with the protein MTDQAALQSVLDRAAEGGRISAEEALDLYRHAPLHALGQAADAVRRRRYAGTEHIATYIIERNINYTNVCVTACKFCAFYAAPKDTKKGWSRGLDDILRRCAETVELGGTQIMFQGGHHPDYGVEYYEEHFSAIKKEFPQLVIHSLGASEVEHMARISGVSAEEAIRRIHAAGLDSFAGAGAELLPERPRKAIAPLKESGERWLEIMEIAHNLGVESTSTMLMGTGETNAERIEHIAMIRDVQDRTGGFRAFIPYTYQPENNHLKGRTQATIFEYLRMIAIARLFLDNIAHIQGSWLTVGKEAGQLSLHYGADDLGSIMLEENVVSSAGAKHRSNRQEIMDLIRKADRVPAQRATTYEHLVVHDDPANDPVDERVVSHISSTAIEGGTAHPELKLLDAR; encoded by the coding sequence GTGACCGACCAGGCCGCTCTCCAGTCCGTTCTCGACCGAGCCGCCGAGGGAGGCCGGATCTCCGCGGAGGAGGCGCTCGACCTCTACCGCCACGCGCCGCTGCACGCGCTGGGCCAGGCGGCCGACGCCGTGCGCCGCCGCCGGTACGCCGGCACCGAGCACATCGCGACGTACATCATCGAGCGGAACATCAACTACACGAACGTCTGCGTGACGGCGTGCAAGTTCTGCGCGTTCTACGCGGCCCCCAAGGACACCAAGAAGGGCTGGTCCCGCGGCCTCGACGACATCCTGCGCCGCTGCGCGGAGACCGTCGAGCTCGGCGGCACGCAGATCATGTTCCAGGGCGGCCACCACCCGGACTACGGCGTCGAGTACTACGAGGAGCACTTCTCCGCCATCAAGAAGGAGTTCCCGCAGCTGGTCATCCACTCCCTCGGCGCGTCCGAGGTCGAGCACATGGCCAGGATCTCGGGCGTGAGCGCCGAGGAGGCGATCCGCCGGATCCACGCCGCGGGCCTCGACTCCTTCGCGGGCGCCGGCGCCGAACTTCTGCCGGAGCGCCCCCGCAAGGCCATCGCCCCGCTGAAGGAGTCCGGCGAGCGCTGGCTGGAGATCATGGAGATCGCCCACAACCTGGGCGTGGAGTCCACCTCCACCATGCTGATGGGCACCGGCGAGACCAACGCCGAGCGGATCGAGCACATCGCGATGATCCGTGACGTGCAGGACCGGACGGGTGGCTTCCGGGCCTTCATCCCGTACACGTACCAGCCCGAGAACAACCACCTCAAGGGCCGCACCCAGGCGACGATCTTCGAGTACCTGCGGATGATCGCGATCGCCCGGCTCTTCCTCGACAACATCGCGCACATCCAGGGCTCCTGGCTGACCGTCGGCAAGGAGGCCGGCCAGCTCTCCCTGCACTACGGCGCCGACGACCTCGGCTCGATCATGCTGGAGGAGAACGTCGTCTCCTCGGCCGGTGCCAAGCACCGCTCGAACCGCCAGGAGATCATGGACCTGATCCGCAAGGCGGACCGCGTCCCGGCCCAGCGCGCGACCACGTACGAGCACCTCGTCGTGCACGACGACCCGGCGAACGACCCGGTCGACGAGCGCGTGGTCTCGCACATCTCCTCGACCGCGATCGAGGGCGGCACCGCCCACCCGGAGCTGAAGCTCCTCGACGCCCGCTGA
- a CDS encoding menaquinone biosynthetic enzyme MqnA/MqnD family protein — translation MDANRSRPRVGHIQFLNCLPLYWGLARTGTLLDLELTKDTPEKLSERLVQGELDMGPITLVEFLRNADDLVAFPDLAVGCDGPVMSCVIVSQLPLEQLDRARVALGSTSRTSVRLAQLLLAEQYGVRPEYYTCPPDLGVMMQEADAAVLIGDAALRASLHDAPRLGLTVHDLGLMWKEWTGLPFVFAVWAARKDYLAREPEVVGKVHEAFLASRDLSLEEVSKVAEQAARWESFDADLLERYFRTLDFRFGPEQLAGVREFARRTGATTGFPSDVRVELLGR, via the coding sequence GTGGACGCCAATCGCAGCCGGCCCAGGGTCGGCCACATTCAGTTCCTGAACTGCCTGCCCCTGTACTGGGGCCTGGCCCGCACCGGCACCCTGCTGGACCTGGAGCTGACCAAGGACACCCCCGAGAAGCTCAGCGAGCGGCTCGTCCAGGGGGAGCTGGACATGGGTCCCATCACCCTCGTGGAGTTCCTGCGCAACGCGGACGACCTGGTCGCCTTCCCCGACCTGGCGGTCGGCTGCGACGGCCCGGTCATGTCCTGCGTGATCGTGTCCCAGCTGCCCCTGGAGCAGCTCGACCGGGCCCGGGTCGCACTCGGTTCCACCTCCCGCACGTCCGTCCGGCTCGCCCAGCTGCTCCTCGCCGAGCAGTACGGGGTGCGGCCCGAGTACTACACCTGCCCGCCCGACCTCGGGGTGATGATGCAGGAGGCCGACGCCGCCGTACTGATCGGCGACGCCGCCCTGCGGGCCTCCCTCCACGACGCCCCCCGGCTCGGGCTCACCGTCCACGACCTGGGGCTCATGTGGAAGGAGTGGACCGGACTGCCGTTCGTGTTCGCCGTCTGGGCGGCCCGCAAGGACTACCTCGCCCGCGAACCCGAGGTGGTCGGCAAGGTCCACGAGGCCTTCCTCGCCTCCCGCGACCTGTCCCTGGAAGAGGTCTCCAAGGTGGCCGAGCAGGCCGCCCGCTGGGAGTCCTTCGACGCGGACCTGCTGGAGCGCTACTTCCGCACCCTCGACTTCCGCTTCGGCCCGGAGCAGCTGGCCGGCGTCCGTGAGTTCGCCCGCCGCACCGGCGCCACGACGGGCTTCCCCTCGGACGTCAGGGTCGAGTTGCTGGGGCGGTAG
- a CDS encoding glutaminase — translation MDYQAVLEQIAEDVAPLVGTGTPAEYIPALAGVDPGRFGMAIADLDGNVHGVGDWQVPFSAQSITKVFTLALVLAHGGDSLWDRVGREPSGNPFNSLVQLEYENGIPRNPFINAGALVVTDRLQTWTGDASSELLEFLRRESGNPELAFNAEVAESEAAHGDRNAALAHFMAAYGNITGPVPALLDHYFWQCSIETSCADLALAARFLARHGLLADGSRLLTRSEAKQVNAVMLTCGTYDAAGDFAYRVGLPGKSGVGGGIVAVVPGRCTLCVWSPGLDERGNSVAGVAALDRFTTLTGLSVF, via the coding sequence GTGGACTACCAGGCCGTACTGGAGCAGATCGCCGAGGACGTCGCCCCGCTGGTCGGCACCGGCACCCCGGCCGAGTACATCCCGGCGCTCGCCGGAGTCGACCCGGGCCGCTTCGGCATGGCCATCGCCGACCTCGACGGGAACGTCCACGGGGTGGGCGACTGGCAGGTGCCGTTCTCCGCCCAGTCGATCACCAAGGTGTTCACGCTCGCGCTGGTCCTGGCGCACGGCGGCGACAGCCTGTGGGACCGGGTGGGCCGCGAGCCCTCCGGCAATCCGTTCAACTCCCTGGTGCAGCTGGAGTACGAGAACGGCATCCCGCGCAATCCGTTCATCAACGCGGGCGCGCTGGTGGTCACCGACCGCCTGCAGACGTGGACCGGCGACGCGAGCAGCGAGCTGCTGGAGTTCCTGCGCCGCGAGAGCGGCAACCCGGAACTGGCCTTCAACGCCGAGGTCGCCGAGTCCGAGGCCGCGCACGGCGACCGCAACGCCGCCCTCGCCCACTTCATGGCCGCGTACGGCAACATCACCGGCCCGGTGCCCGCCCTCCTCGACCACTACTTCTGGCAGTGCTCCATCGAGACGAGCTGCGCCGACCTGGCCCTCGCCGCGCGCTTCCTGGCCCGGCACGGCCTGCTCGCCGACGGCTCCCGGCTGCTGACCCGCAGCGAGGCCAAGCAGGTCAACGCGGTCATGCTGACCTGCGGCACGTACGACGCGGCCGGCGATTTCGCGTACCGGGTGGGCCTGCCCGGCAAGAGCGGGGTGGGCGGCGGGATCGTCGCGGTCGTGCCCGGGCGCTGCACGCTGTGCGTGTGGAGCCCCGGGCTCGACGAGCGCGGCAACTCGGTGGCGGGGGTGGCGGCCTTGGACCGGTTCACCACCCTGACCGGGCTGTCCGTCTTCTGA
- a CDS encoding GNAT family N-acetyltransferase, with amino-acid sequence MSEQYPTVSLRVPTEEDAYAWHRVFADPEVMEFQGGVPAELSVYEELTARQRMHDAQLGVCFWTVLDEHGEVIGFTGAQPWPRDWGPVGEIEIGWRLARPYWGKGYVTAAARETLERVRAAGIPRVVAMVDARNTRSIAVTQRLGMELEETFTLGSGTTGHRYGISFD; translated from the coding sequence ATGAGCGAGCAGTACCCCACCGTCAGTCTCCGCGTCCCGACCGAAGAGGACGCGTACGCCTGGCACCGCGTCTTCGCCGATCCCGAGGTCATGGAATTCCAGGGCGGGGTGCCCGCCGAGCTGTCGGTGTACGAGGAGCTGACCGCACGCCAGCGCATGCACGACGCCCAGCTCGGCGTCTGTTTCTGGACGGTCCTCGACGAACACGGCGAGGTCATCGGCTTCACCGGCGCCCAGCCCTGGCCGCGCGACTGGGGCCCGGTGGGCGAGATCGAGATCGGCTGGCGGCTGGCCCGCCCGTACTGGGGCAAGGGGTACGTGACGGCCGCGGCCCGCGAGACCCTGGAGCGGGTGCGGGCCGCCGGGATACCGAGAGTGGTCGCGATGGTGGACGCCCGCAACACCCGCTCGATCGCGGTGACGCAGCGGCTCGGCATGGAGCTGGAGGAGACCTTCACCCTGGGCTCGGGCACCACCGGCCACCGCTACGGCATCAGCTTCGACTAG
- a CDS encoding geranylgeranyl reductase family protein codes for MTELLSEHTADVIVVGAGPAGSTTAYYLAKAGLDVLLLEKTAFPREKVCGDGLTPRATKQLVAMGIDVSEEAGWLRNKGLRIIGGGVRLELDWPDLASYPDYGLVRKRDDFDETLARQAQKAGARLYERCNVGEPVRDPRTGHITGVQAKLGEEKKAVTFHAPLVVAADGNSSRLSLAMGLHRREDRPMGVAVRTYFESPRHDDDYLESWLELWDRRGAQDRLLPGYGWIFGMGDGTSNVGLGILNSSSAFRELDWREVLKAWCASMPQDWGYTPENMTQPIRGAALPMAFNRQPHYTKGLLLVGDAGGLVNPFNGEGIAYAMESGQIAAEVIVQAHARATPAQRELALHNYPKVLKETYGGYYTLGRAFVKLIGNPKVMKIATQRGLTHPLLMKFTLKMLANLTDPTGGDAMDRIINGLSKVAPKA; via the coding sequence GTGACCGAGCTCCTCTCCGAACACACCGCGGATGTGATCGTCGTCGGAGCCGGGCCCGCCGGCTCGACGACCGCGTACTACCTGGCGAAGGCCGGACTCGACGTCCTGCTGCTGGAGAAGACGGCCTTCCCGCGCGAGAAGGTCTGCGGCGACGGCCTGACCCCGCGCGCCACCAAGCAGCTCGTGGCGATGGGCATCGACGTCTCCGAAGAGGCCGGCTGGCTGCGCAACAAGGGCCTGCGGATCATCGGCGGCGGGGTGCGGCTCGAACTCGACTGGCCGGACCTGGCCTCGTACCCGGACTACGGACTCGTCCGCAAGCGCGACGACTTCGACGAGACGCTGGCCCGGCAGGCGCAGAAGGCGGGCGCCCGCCTGTACGAGCGCTGCAACGTCGGCGAGCCGGTCCGCGACCCTCGCACCGGGCACATCACCGGCGTCCAGGCCAAGCTCGGCGAGGAGAAGAAGGCCGTCACCTTCCACGCCCCGCTGGTGGTCGCCGCCGACGGCAACTCCTCCCGGCTGTCGCTGGCCATGGGCCTGCACCGGCGCGAGGACCGCCCGATGGGCGTCGCCGTCCGCACGTACTTCGAGTCGCCGCGCCACGACGACGACTACCTGGAGTCCTGGCTGGAACTGTGGGACCGGCGCGGCGCCCAGGACCGGCTGCTGCCCGGCTACGGCTGGATCTTCGGCATGGGCGACGGCACGTCCAACGTCGGCCTCGGCATCCTGAACTCCTCCTCCGCCTTCCGCGAGCTCGACTGGCGCGAGGTCCTCAAGGCGTGGTGCGCGTCCATGCCGCAGGACTGGGGCTACACCCCCGAGAACATGACCCAGCCGATCCGCGGCGCGGCCCTGCCGATGGCCTTCAACCGGCAGCCGCACTACACCAAGGGCCTGCTGCTCGTCGGCGACGCGGGCGGCCTGGTCAACCCGTTCAACGGCGAGGGCATCGCCTACGCGATGGAATCCGGCCAGATCGCGGCCGAGGTCATCGTCCAGGCGCACGCCCGGGCCACCCCCGCCCAGCGCGAACTGGCCCTGCACAACTACCCGAAGGTCCTCAAGGAGACCTACGGCGGCTACTACACACTGGGCCGCGCCTTCGTGAAGCTCATCGGCAACCCGAAGGTCATGAAGATCGCCACCCAGCGCGGCCTGACGCACCCGCTGCTGATGAAGTTCACCCTGAAGATGCTCGCCAACCTCACCGACCCGACGGGCGGCGACGCGATGGACCGCATCATCAACGGCCTCAGCAAGGTGGCCCCCAAGGCCTGA